One Halostella limicola genomic window carries:
- a CDS encoding DUF7139 domain-containing protein, translating into MASLAEAYEGRVGEVQNVKRLYLGTALFLVGAVLAVVGTVVAATDLLAGFGASEFDSRLLAGVLGGVGVPTVVLGVFTVLPAETRIRAAAAIGASITALGVALFWYAYPAHWAGYGKDLTLTVTAVYLLGSLTLIGCLFAGIATFKRRNDPGGTVRMEVTKQGETKVVEVDRSELRNGFGSVGMFGETPDGEVETQTNRPESGTAGTGASASGRSQSSGSRSSGGSRQSANSSSTTRDRAISRARSAASDGGSTTRDITSLMDDRSSGGERARTAGGSGQASVADTYCGNCEHFEYVRTGQGMQPYCGYYGERMDDMEACDQWEPNS; encoded by the coding sequence ATGGCAAGCCTGGCTGAAGCGTACGAGGGACGCGTGGGGGAGGTGCAGAACGTCAAGCGTCTGTATCTGGGGACGGCGCTGTTTCTCGTCGGCGCGGTGCTGGCCGTCGTCGGCACGGTCGTCGCCGCGACGGACCTGCTGGCCGGGTTCGGAGCCTCGGAGTTCGACAGCCGGCTGCTCGCCGGCGTCCTCGGCGGCGTCGGCGTTCCGACGGTGGTGCTGGGTGTGTTCACCGTCCTCCCCGCCGAAACGCGCATCCGGGCGGCGGCGGCCATCGGGGCGAGCATCACCGCGCTCGGCGTCGCCCTGTTCTGGTACGCCTACCCCGCACACTGGGCAGGCTACGGCAAGGACCTGACGCTGACCGTCACCGCGGTGTATCTCCTCGGGTCGCTGACGCTCATCGGCTGCCTGTTCGCGGGGATTGCGACGTTCAAGCGGCGCAACGATCCCGGCGGCACCGTCCGCATGGAAGTGACCAAGCAGGGCGAGACGAAGGTCGTCGAGGTCGACCGCTCCGAACTGCGAAACGGGTTCGGGAGCGTCGGCATGTTCGGCGAGACGCCCGACGGCGAGGTCGAGACGCAGACGAACCGCCCCGAGAGCGGCACGGCCGGAACCGGTGCTTCGGCGAGCGGACGGTCGCAGTCGTCCGGTAGTCGCTCGTCGGGCGGATCGCGGCAGTCCGCGAACTCGTCGTCGACCACGCGCGACCGCGCTATCTCGCGGGCGCGGAGCGCGGCGAGCGACGGCGGGTCGACGACGCGGGACATCACGTCCCTGATGGACGACCGCTCGTCGGGCGGCGAGCGGGCGCGGACCGCGGGCGGATCCGGGCAGGCGTCCGTCGCCGACACGTACTGCGGCAACTGCGAGCACTTTGAGTACGTCCGCACCGGTCAGGGGATGCAGCCGTACTGCGGCTACTACGGCGAGCGGATGGACGACATGGAGGCCTGCGACCAGTGGGAGCCGAACTCGTAG
- a CDS encoding DUF5789 family protein: MADDDEEEDAPAVELGDGDAVEGAPLARVASRLTWPKERSEIERLEGDATIRTPDGPTTLADVLPETSTTYFDRRQQFIDEVESVVGTGPIPTADE, translated from the coding sequence ATGGCTGACGACGACGAAGAAGAGGACGCACCTGCCGTCGAACTCGGCGATGGCGACGCCGTCGAGGGCGCGCCGCTGGCCCGCGTCGCCTCCCGGCTGACCTGGCCGAAAGAGCGCAGCGAGATCGAACGACTCGAGGGGGACGCGACGATCCGGACGCCGGACGGTCCGACGACGCTCGCGGACGTGCTCCCCGAGACCTCGACGACGTACTTCGACCGCCGGCAGCAGTTCATCGACGAGGTCGAAAGCGTCGTCGGCACCGGCCCCATCCCCACCGCCGACGAGTGA
- a CDS encoding inorganic diphosphatase, whose protein sequence is MTNLWEDLETGPNPPEEIYAVVECLKGERNKYEYDKDVPGVVLDRVLHSNVHYPSDYGFIPQSYYDDEDPFDVLVLVEDQTFPGCVIEARPVALMKMDDDGEQDDKVIAVPTEDPRFDHIQDLDDIPQQQLDEIDEFFATYKNLEEGKEVETQGWEDKQAAKDAIEHAMDLYEENFS, encoded by the coding sequence ATGACGAACCTCTGGGAAGATCTGGAAACCGGACCGAATCCGCCGGAAGAGATCTACGCCGTCGTCGAGTGCCTGAAAGGCGAGCGCAACAAGTACGAGTACGACAAGGACGTCCCCGGCGTCGTGCTCGACCGCGTCCTCCACAGCAACGTCCACTACCCCTCCGACTACGGCTTCATCCCGCAGTCGTACTACGACGACGAGGACCCCTTCGACGTCCTCGTCCTCGTCGAGGACCAGACGTTCCCCGGTTGCGTCATCGAGGCCCGCCCGGTCGCCCTGATGAAGATGGACGACGACGGCGAGCAAGACGACAAGGTCATCGCCGTCCCGACCGAGGACCCCCGCTTCGACCACATTCAGGACCTCGACGACATCCCGCAGCAGCAGCTCGACGAGATCGACGAGTTCTTCGCGACCTACAAGAACCTCGAAGAGGGCAAGGAAGTCGAGACGCAGGGCTGGGAGGACAAGCAGGCCGCGAAAGACGCCATCGAGCACGCGATGGACCTCTACGAGGAGAACTTCTCGTAA
- a CDS encoding histidine kinase N-terminal 7TM domain-containing protein, which yields MELDAAYVRALYAVATALTVVLGYVVWRHREKAGALPLFGSIAGAAWWSAGLFLASVIPDPGVSVLLNRLIFVGVVTVVASIALFALEYTGREHLVTRRTVALLSIHPVVVVALALTNPGDVFYASMTVDPSAVTGVAVVWGTAFWVHAAYSYAVTMVVAALVIEMLYRSRALYRGQIVALVAAVLSPSLANLPSLLNVVSFDSTPLGFVVANALFTLAITRYRLIDLAPIARDRVLDTVEDAVYVVDREHRIVDVNPAAEALAEQTMGDVDVVGRDVRDFLKPLPETYELYRDIVESGEERSTEFPLDGRHYDVEATTIDDGRGRHVGWLFLVRDITERKRREQELQRRNEQLDEFANVVSHDLRNPLNVANGYVDLARETGDTSHLDEVDATLDRMEAIIDDVLALAREGEDVTDPAPVDLGSAAEAAWGNVDTGDASLRVADAATVDADRDRLVRLLENLFRNSVEHGTRGCDGEGSAVGVEVGAIGDNGAAAGFYVADDGRGIPPDERGQVFDSGYTTDEGGTGFGLAIVEQIADAHGWRAEVTDSEAGGARFEFRGVPVESSDRADRVRAGGT from the coding sequence ATGGAACTGGACGCGGCGTACGTGCGGGCGCTCTACGCCGTCGCGACGGCGCTGACCGTCGTCCTCGGGTACGTCGTCTGGCGACACCGCGAGAAGGCGGGCGCGCTCCCGCTGTTCGGGAGCATCGCCGGTGCGGCGTGGTGGTCCGCGGGGCTCTTTCTCGCGTCCGTGATCCCGGATCCCGGCGTCTCCGTCCTGTTGAATCGGCTCATCTTCGTCGGCGTCGTCACCGTCGTCGCCTCCATCGCTCTGTTCGCGCTGGAGTACACCGGGCGCGAGCACCTCGTCACGCGCCGGACCGTCGCCCTCCTCTCGATCCATCCGGTGGTCGTGGTCGCACTCGCCCTGACGAACCCTGGCGACGTGTTCTACGCGTCGATGACCGTCGACCCCTCCGCGGTGACCGGCGTCGCCGTGGTGTGGGGGACCGCTTTCTGGGTCCACGCGGCGTACTCCTACGCGGTCACGATGGTCGTCGCCGCGCTCGTCATCGAGATGCTCTACCGGTCCCGCGCGCTCTACCGGGGGCAGATAGTGGCACTCGTCGCAGCGGTGCTCTCTCCCTCCCTTGCCAACCTTCCGTCGCTTCTCAACGTCGTCTCGTTCGACAGCACGCCGCTCGGGTTCGTCGTCGCGAACGCGCTGTTCACGCTAGCGATCACGCGGTACAGGCTGATAGACCTCGCGCCGATCGCGCGGGACCGCGTACTCGACACTGTCGAAGACGCCGTGTACGTCGTCGACCGCGAGCACCGCATCGTCGACGTGAACCCCGCTGCGGAGGCGCTCGCGGAACAGACGATGGGCGACGTAGACGTCGTGGGTCGGGACGTGCGAGACTTCCTGAAGCCGCTCCCGGAGACGTACGAACTGTACCGCGACATCGTCGAGTCGGGCGAGGAGCGGAGCACCGAGTTCCCGCTCGACGGCCGTCACTACGACGTCGAGGCGACCACGATCGACGACGGGCGCGGCCGCCACGTCGGCTGGCTCTTTCTCGTTCGCGACATCACGGAACGCAAGCGGCGCGAACAGGAACTCCAGCGGCGCAACGAGCAGTTAGACGAGTTCGCGAACGTCGTCTCCCACGACCTCCGAAACCCGCTGAACGTCGCGAACGGCTACGTCGACCTCGCGCGCGAGACCGGCGACACGTCCCACCTCGACGAGGTCGACGCGACGCTCGATCGGATGGAGGCGATCATCGACGACGTGCTGGCCCTGGCCCGCGAGGGCGAGGACGTCACGGACCCGGCACCGGTCGACCTCGGTTCCGCGGCCGAGGCGGCGTGGGGGAACGTCGACACCGGCGACGCGTCCCTCCGGGTCGCGGACGCCGCGACGGTCGACGCCGACCGCGACCGCCTCGTTCGCCTCCTCGAAAACCTGTTCCGGAACTCGGTCGAGCACGGGACGAGGGGTTGCGACGGCGAGGGCTCCGCCGTCGGCGTCGAAGTCGGTGCGATCGGAGATAACGGGGCCGCGGCCGGGTTCTACGTCGCCGACGACGGGCGAGGGATCCCGCCGGACGAACGCGGTCAGGTGTTCGACAGCGGCTACACGACCGACGAGGGCGGCACCGGGTTCGGGCTCGCCATCGTCGAACAGATCGCCGACGCGCACGGCTGGCGCGCAGAAGTGACGGACAGCGAGGCGGGCGGCGCGCGCTTCGAGTTCCGGGGGGTCCCCGTCGAGTCGAGCGACCGCGCCGACCGGGTCAGAGCGGGTGGCACCTGA
- the rnhA gene encoding ribonuclease HI has product MPVIECDVADAREKLEAAGAAVEDGNTDHERWRAERGGATAVAYDGKVVIQGSDPQDIETVLREEGGRAHVYSDGASRGNPGPAAIGWVIVTSDGIVAEGNDRIGETTNNRAEYEGLIRALEAARDYGFDVVDVRIDSQLAVKQVRGEWDTNDPDLRERRVTVRELLESFDDWSLQHVPREVNERADRLANEALDDA; this is encoded by the coding sequence ATGCCGGTCATCGAGTGCGACGTCGCGGACGCCCGGGAGAAACTGGAAGCGGCGGGTGCGGCCGTCGAGGACGGGAACACGGACCACGAGCGCTGGCGCGCGGAGCGCGGCGGCGCGACCGCCGTGGCGTACGACGGGAAGGTCGTCATCCAGGGCTCGGACCCGCAGGACATCGAGACCGTCCTGCGGGAGGAAGGCGGGCGCGCACACGTGTACTCGGACGGCGCGAGTCGGGGGAACCCGGGTCCCGCGGCCATCGGCTGGGTCATCGTCACGAGCGACGGCATCGTCGCGGAGGGGAACGATCGCATCGGCGAGACGACGAACAACCGCGCGGAGTACGAGGGGCTGATCCGCGCGCTCGAGGCGGCTCGGGACTACGGGTTCGACGTGGTCGACGTGCGCATCGACTCGCAACTCGCCGTCAAGCAGGTTCGCGGCGAGTGGGACACGAACGATCCCGACCTCCGCGAGCGGCGGGTGACCGTCCGGGAACTGCTGGAGTCGTTCGACGACTGGTCGCTCCAGCACGTTCCGCGGGAGGTAAACGAGCGCGCCGATCGACTAGCGAACGAGGCGCTGGACGATGCCTGA
- a CDS encoding FAD-dependent oxidoreductase codes for MGTTDNADEHESLPGEPRSLWLDTTPETDFDPLSGDLRVDAAVVGGGIAGITTATHLQEAGLDVAVLEADRVLEAVTGHTTAKVTSQHGLIYDHVRSAFDVETARAYAAANEAAIEDIADRIEDRGIDCDFRRQSAYTYVTSRENRRAVREEVSAARQAGIDAAFVEETPLPYDVECAVRFDDQAQFHPRKYLLDLVEAIPVDGSGVYEETRVTDVESGDPCRVETERGTVYADSVVVATHFPVFDHGFYFAREYPKRSYVLAARLNETPPDGMHYRDEEPYFSVRTQPGDGGEFVFIGGQNHKTGQGGSTAKRYRKLAEEARERFDVASIEYRWSTQDYRTADRIPFVGRLGPSTDDVYVATGFGGWGMTGGTVAGMILSDLIAGEPNPWADVYSPTRVELRSTGAEMLKENAEVAREFVGDWATKPLTSVVTLSPGDATVTREGGSVVGTYRDADGKEYKVSAVCPHMGCLLEWNDGEKSWDCPCHGSRFTYEGEVLDGPANADLSRLDLDD; via the coding sequence ATGGGAACGACAGACAACGCGGACGAGCACGAATCGCTACCCGGAGAACCGCGGTCGCTGTGGCTCGACACGACGCCGGAGACCGACTTCGATCCGCTTTCGGGCGACCTCCGGGTCGACGCCGCGGTCGTCGGCGGCGGCATCGCCGGGATCACCACGGCGACGCACTTACAGGAAGCGGGACTGGACGTCGCCGTCCTCGAAGCCGACCGCGTGCTGGAGGCGGTCACGGGCCACACCACGGCCAAGGTCACGTCCCAGCACGGCCTGATCTACGACCACGTCCGGTCTGCCTTCGACGTCGAGACGGCCCGCGCCTACGCCGCGGCGAACGAGGCGGCGATCGAGGACATCGCGGACCGCATCGAGGATCGCGGTATCGACTGCGACTTCCGGCGACAGTCCGCGTACACGTACGTCACGTCGCGGGAGAACCGTCGGGCGGTGCGGGAGGAGGTCTCCGCGGCGAGGCAGGCCGGCATCGACGCCGCGTTCGTCGAGGAGACGCCGCTCCCCTACGACGTCGAGTGCGCGGTCCGCTTCGACGACCAGGCGCAGTTCCACCCGCGGAAGTACCTGCTCGACCTCGTCGAGGCCATCCCGGTCGACGGGAGCGGCGTCTACGAGGAGACGCGCGTCACCGACGTCGAGAGCGGCGACCCCTGTCGCGTCGAGACGGAGCGCGGCACGGTGTACGCCGACTCGGTCGTCGTCGCGACGCACTTCCCGGTGTTCGATCACGGGTTCTACTTCGCGCGGGAGTACCCCAAGCGGTCGTACGTGCTCGCCGCGCGCCTGAACGAGACGCCGCCGGACGGGATGCACTACCGCGACGAGGAGCCGTACTTCTCCGTGCGCACGCAACCGGGCGACGGCGGCGAGTTCGTGTTCATCGGCGGGCAAAACCACAAGACAGGGCAGGGCGGTAGCACGGCGAAGCGCTACCGGAAGCTGGCCGAGGAGGCGCGCGAGCGGTTCGACGTCGCGTCGATCGAGTACCGGTGGTCGACGCAGGACTACCGGACCGCGGATCGGATCCCCTTCGTCGGACGGCTCGGCCCGTCGACCGACGACGTGTACGTCGCGACGGGCTTCGGCGGGTGGGGGATGACCGGCGGCACGGTCGCCGGGATGATCCTCTCCGACCTGATCGCCGGCGAGCCGAACCCGTGGGCGGACGTCTACTCCCCTACCCGCGTCGAACTGCGGTCGACCGGGGCGGAGATGCTCAAGGAGAACGCCGAGGTCGCGAGGGAGTTCGTCGGCGACTGGGCGACCAAGCCGCTGACTAGCGTCGTCACGCTCTCGCCGGGGGACGCGACGGTGACCCGCGAGGGCGGCAGCGTCGTCGGCACGTACCGCGACGCGGACGGCAAGGAGTACAAGGTGTCGGCGGTCTGCCCGCACATGGGCTGTCTCCTGGAGTGGAACGACGGCGAGAAGTCCTGGGACTGCCCGTGTCACGGCTCCCGATTCACGTACGAGGGCGAGGTGCTGGACGGGCCGGCGAACGCGGACCTGTCCAGACTCGACCTCGACGACTAA
- a CDS encoding DUF302 domain-containing protein: MTLPYDPETLTDDDIGRKRATLEMDHEEAVEHVRETFTDAGFGVPVEFSPSELLNEKVDADRDPYYVLGACNPEMADRALDETLEIGGLFPCNVIVWEEEPGVQQVYHVSIMKIARLVGMAPDDEAWADIVAATGEMVDEAFANLSSRN; encoded by the coding sequence ATGACGCTTCCGTACGATCCCGAGACGCTGACCGACGACGACATCGGCCGCAAGCGCGCGACGCTGGAGATGGACCACGAGGAGGCCGTCGAGCACGTCCGCGAGACGTTCACCGACGCCGGCTTCGGGGTCCCCGTGGAGTTCTCGCCGTCGGAACTGCTCAACGAGAAAGTCGATGCGGACCGCGACCCCTACTACGTGCTCGGGGCCTGCAACCCGGAGATGGCCGACCGCGCGCTGGACGAGACGCTGGAGATCGGCGGGCTGTTCCCCTGTAACGTCATCGTCTGGGAGGAGGAACCCGGCGTCCAGCAGGTGTACCACGTCAGCATCATGAAGATCGCCCGCCTCGTCGGGATGGCGCCGGACGACGAGGCGTGGGCCGACATCGTCGCGGCGACGGGCGAGATGGTCGACGAGGCGTTCGCGAACCTCTCAAGCAGAAACTGA
- a CDS encoding DUF7108 family protein: protein MPELPDDVIDEAERLTKLAREAVDEDEAAAYRADRDERVAEHDFRARVREEDARDVLVLHPDEWVEDGTILPDRIEDTDRAVEIPLGGPGDPDDWETVEEHNADIVATVREEHGPDHAANVRAFADFMGNHYARPLESATGEEIREFLDDYYRRNAWPTDEQADVVEQSLRLAFDAAEERVPGY, encoded by the coding sequence ATGCCTGAACTCCCCGACGACGTTATCGACGAGGCCGAACGGCTCACCAAGCTCGCGCGCGAGGCTGTCGACGAGGACGAGGCGGCCGCGTACCGCGCCGACCGCGACGAACGGGTCGCCGAACACGACTTCCGCGCACGCGTCCGCGAGGAGGACGCCCGCGACGTGCTCGTCCTCCACCCCGACGAGTGGGTCGAGGACGGGACGATCCTCCCCGACCGGATCGAGGACACCGACCGCGCGGTCGAGATCCCGCTCGGTGGGCCGGGCGACCCCGACGACTGGGAGACGGTGGAGGAGCACAACGCCGACATCGTCGCGACGGTTCGCGAGGAACACGGCCCGGACCACGCCGCGAACGTCCGCGCGTTCGCCGACTTCATGGGGAATCACTACGCGCGGCCCCTGGAGTCGGCGACGGGCGAGGAGATCCGAGAGTTCCTGGACGACTACTACCGGCGCAACGCGTGGCCGACCGACGAGCAGGCTGACGTGGTAGAGCAGTCGCTCCGGCTCGCCTTCGACGCGGCCGAAGAAAGGGTGCCCGGGTACTGA
- the nreA gene encoding DNA repair protein NreA, which produces MRLDDFIEDLEPDEGVRKRRLAEEKSYEITDYLEDFESQFEETVQGDALFGSTAPSIFVGRSNYPSVSTGLLSPVDHETDADEFVTDAAWYQDRYGIDDVFQRRTNLLNSRRRSKVDVEDVWDGFVGTQREVAIADRPVDVEIGLDDRPEIDFDLGEGVATPTGPNASAESVDLAENPHVPRPVEKTLEDDDWQAQGAMTYLYRRGFDVYEINKILSAGALGRGENRRLVPTRWSITAVDDTVGQYLRGRIRDAPSIDKPQVWENEYMGNRYWVVLAPGQWEFELVEMKAPGSIWNPDPEGDVWMASASEGFEGRTGYVDETAGAYYASRLGVLEHLESIGRQAKCLVLREVSDDYWAPVGVWQIRESVRNAFYGEFGEAETFHGAVSAVASQLPVSLGALRRKSEMVAGLQATLSDF; this is translated from the coding sequence ATGCGGCTCGACGACTTCATCGAGGACCTGGAACCGGACGAGGGCGTCCGTAAGCGCCGGCTGGCGGAGGAGAAGTCCTACGAGATCACCGACTACCTGGAGGACTTCGAGAGCCAGTTCGAGGAAACGGTGCAGGGCGACGCGCTGTTCGGGAGCACCGCACCCTCCATCTTCGTCGGCCGCTCGAACTACCCCAGCGTCTCGACCGGCCTGCTCTCGCCCGTCGATCACGAGACCGACGCCGACGAGTTCGTCACCGACGCCGCGTGGTATCAGGACCGCTACGGCATCGACGACGTGTTCCAGCGTCGCACTAACCTCCTCAACTCCCGCCGGCGCTCGAAGGTCGACGTCGAGGACGTGTGGGACGGCTTCGTCGGCACCCAGCGCGAGGTCGCCATCGCCGACCGCCCGGTCGACGTGGAGATCGGCCTCGACGACCGCCCCGAGATCGACTTCGACCTCGGCGAAGGCGTGGCGACGCCGACGGGGCCGAACGCCAGCGCGGAGTCCGTCGACCTCGCGGAGAACCCCCACGTCCCCCGACCCGTCGAGAAGACGCTGGAGGACGACGACTGGCAAGCCCAGGGGGCGATGACCTACCTCTACCGCCGCGGCTTCGACGTCTACGAGATCAATAAGATCCTCTCGGCCGGTGCGCTCGGCCGCGGCGAGAACCGGCGGCTCGTCCCGACGCGGTGGTCGATCACCGCCGTCGACGACACCGTCGGCCAGTACCTGCGCGGGCGGATCCGCGACGCGCCGAGCATCGACAAGCCGCAGGTCTGGGAGAACGAGTACATGGGCAACCGCTACTGGGTCGTCCTCGCGCCCGGGCAGTGGGAGTTCGAACTCGTCGAGATGAAGGCGCCGGGCAGCATCTGGAACCCCGACCCGGAGGGCGACGTGTGGATGGCCAGCGCCTCGGAGGGGTTCGAGGGCCGCACCGGCTACGTCGACGAGACGGCCGGCGCGTACTACGCCTCGCGGCTCGGCGTTCTCGAACACCTGGAGTCGATCGGTCGGCAGGCGAAGTGTCTCGTCCTCCGGGAGGTGTCCGACGACTACTGGGCGCCCGTCGGCGTCTGGCAGATCCGCGAGAGCGTCCGCAACGCCTTCTACGGCGAGTTCGGCGAGGCCGAGACCTTCCACGGCGCTGTGTCGGCCGTCGCGTCGCAGCTGCCCGTCTCCCTGGGCGCGCTGCGCCGCAAGTCCGAGATGGTCGCCGGTCTGCAGGCGACGCTGTCGGACTTCTGA
- a CDS encoding CPBP family intramembrane glutamic endopeptidase has translation MSTVEHGLDQRVVRDGLIFIVGPLALGLSHGRRIGWRVDRTALRNTVLLALFVLPFYLVGSSLPSIRAFYPMWSTTAAPGEFVPHAIKLFVLALAAETYYRGLLCVGVREIGFKSVFISPVLYAIHHFHKPPIEFLLSGPTDVLFGAVDYESNSILPSVVAHGAGLVLLDWLVLHPPLLPPETVVRWLRWLPLPL, from the coding sequence ATGTCGACGGTGGAGCATGGCCTCGACCAGCGCGTCGTGCGCGACGGCCTCATCTTCATCGTCGGCCCGCTCGCGCTCGGCCTCTCGCACGGCCGACGGATCGGCTGGCGCGTCGACCGCACCGCTCTCCGTAACACCGTCCTCCTCGCGCTGTTCGTCCTCCCGTTCTACCTGGTCGGGTCGTCGCTTCCCTCGATCCGGGCGTTCTACCCGATGTGGTCGACGACCGCCGCGCCGGGCGAGTTCGTACCGCACGCGATCAAACTGTTCGTGCTGGCGCTGGCCGCCGAGACGTACTACCGCGGCCTGCTCTGCGTCGGCGTCCGGGAGATCGGGTTCAAGAGCGTGTTCATCAGCCCCGTTCTCTACGCGATTCATCACTTCCACAAACCCCCGATCGAGTTCCTGCTCTCCGGCCCGACCGACGTGCTGTTCGGCGCGGTCGACTACGAGAGCAACTCCATCCTGCCCTCGGTGGTGGCCCACGGGGCCGGCCTAGTCCTGCTGGACTGGCTGGTGCTCCACCCGCCGCTGCTGCCGCCCGAGACGGTCGTGCGGTGGCTCCGGTGGCTACCGCTGCCGCTGTAG
- a CDS encoding YgaP family membrane protein: MLERNVGGTDRLARLGFGSVLVFIGTVVALAVEWPLVGALTGLFGGGLVASALARRCLVNEIVGVDTSEK, encoded by the coding sequence ATGCTCGAACGGAACGTGGGCGGAACGGACCGGCTCGCGCGGCTGGGGTTCGGGTCCGTGCTGGTGTTTATCGGGACGGTCGTCGCGCTGGCGGTCGAGTGGCCGCTGGTCGGCGCCCTGACCGGGCTGTTCGGCGGGGGACTTGTCGCGTCCGCGCTCGCGCGCCGGTGTCTCGTGAACGAGATCGTCGGCGTCGACACGTCCGAAAAGTAG
- a CDS encoding PadR family transcriptional regulator — protein MSEAQTITGDSGTARDLTAFQQNILVILAEEPRYGLAIKRELEDYYGTEVNHGRLYPNLDELVEMGFVEKSELDKRTNQYELTDAGHDVVLDQINWVLSKYVTGGERADTVDELVEQQ, from the coding sequence ATGTCAGAGGCACAAACGATCACCGGCGATTCGGGCACCGCACGCGACCTCACCGCGTTCCAGCAGAACATCCTCGTGATCCTCGCTGAGGAGCCACGGTACGGACTCGCGATCAAACGCGAACTCGAGGACTACTACGGGACGGAAGTGAACCACGGGCGCCTGTACCCCAACCTCGACGAGCTGGTCGAGATGGGGTTCGTCGAGAAGAGCGAACTCGACAAGCGCACGAACCAGTACGAGCTGACCGACGCCGGGCACGACGTCGTCCTCGACCAGATCAACTGGGTCCTGTCGAAGTACGTCACCGGCGGCGAGCGCGCCGACACCGTCGACGAACTCGTCGAGCAGCAGTAA
- a CDS encoding transcription initiation factor IIB: MTRSTRQRERELETEESEEQEGVRECPECESENLVKSSDRGELVCEDCGLVVEEEKIDPGPEWRAFNHQERQEKSRVGAPTTQTMHDKGLTTTIDWKDKDAYGRSISSKKRSQMHRLRKWQERIRTKDAGERNLQFALSEIDRMASALGVPRSVREVASVIYRRALKEDLIRGRSIEGVATSALYAACRKEGIPRSLEEISEVSRVERKEIGRTYRYISQELGLEMKPVDPKKYVPRFCSELELSEEVQTKANEIIETTAEEGLLSGKSPTGYAAAAIYAASLLCNEKKTQREVADVAQVTEVTIRNRYQEQIEAMGIHS, encoded by the coding sequence ATGACACGGTCCACCCGCCAGCGGGAGCGCGAGCTTGAGACGGAGGAGTCCGAGGAGCAGGAGGGAGTACGGGAGTGCCCCGAATGCGAGTCCGAGAACCTCGTCAAAAGCTCTGATAGGGGAGAGCTCGTCTGCGAGGACTGCGGCCTCGTCGTCGAGGAAGAGAAAATCGATCCTGGTCCGGAGTGGCGGGCGTTCAACCACCAGGAGCGTCAGGAGAAGTCCCGCGTCGGCGCGCCCACGACGCAGACGATGCACGACAAGGGACTGACGACGACGATCGACTGGAAAGACAAGGACGCGTACGGGCGTTCCATCTCGTCGAAGAAGCGCAGTCAGATGCACCGACTGCGAAAGTGGCAGGAACGCATCCGGACCAAGGACGCCGGCGAACGCAACCTGCAGTTCGCACTGAGCGAGATCGACCGCATGGCGAGCGCACTCGGTGTGCCGCGCTCCGTTCGGGAGGTCGCAAGCGTCATCTACCGGCGCGCGCTCAAGGAGGACCTCATCCGCGGCCGCTCCATCGAGGGCGTCGCGACGAGCGCCCTCTACGCGGCGTGCCGGAAGGAGGGCATCCCCCGAAGCCTCGAAGAGATCTCCGAGGTGTCCCGCGTCGAACGGAAGGAGATCGGTCGTACGTATCGCTACATCTCCCAGGAACTCGGTCTGGAGATGAAACCCGTCGACCCGAAGAAGTACGTTCCTCGTTTCTGTTCCGAACTCGAACTCAGCGAAGAAGTCCAGACGAAAGCGAACGAGATCATCGAGACGACCGCCGAAGAAGGACTCCTCTCGGGCAAGTCCCCGACGGGATACGCCGCCGCCGCCATCTACGCCGCGTCGCTGCTCTGTAACGAGAAGAAGACCCAGCGCGAGGTCGCGGACGTCGCGCAGGTGACCGAGGTCACCATCCGCAACCGGTATCAGGAGCAGATCGAGGCGATGGGAATCCACAGCTAA